From Porphyromonadaceae bacterium W3.11, one genomic window encodes:
- a CDS encoding ATP-binding protein, whose product MNKELIRTKLKELVSRLGSQRKAANHLAIGTTTVGDIIRGNRDEVISDEMWSSLYAKLCTKSDGWVEVETAAYQEICAVIKDSQDKSSCTWLVADAGAGKSTTARNYSARNANAVYVLCSEDMKRSDFLDACLSALGEKSVESGLRARLEFLIEVLRNKNNPVLILDEADKLIDSILLYCVTIYNYLEGHCGIVMLSTDYIEKRMNSGLRHNKRGYNELHSRIGRRFYVVDKTTPSDIYGICKANGILDDCTINSVIRDAEQFDFDLRRVKKCVLKLRA is encoded by the coding sequence ATGAATAAAGAACTTATTAGAACTAAACTTAAAGAGCTGGTGTCCCGACTAGGCTCACAGCGAAAGGCCGCTAACCACCTCGCTATCGGTACCACCACCGTTGGCGACATTATCCGAGGCAATAGAGATGAGGTGATATCGGATGAGATGTGGAGTAGCCTATACGCTAAGCTCTGCACCAAGAGCGATGGATGGGTGGAGGTGGAGACTGCTGCATATCAGGAGATATGTGCCGTCATAAAGGACTCACAAGATAAATCAAGCTGTACTTGGTTGGTGGCTGACGCTGGAGCAGGTAAAAGCACTACTGCCCGCAATTACTCTGCCCGCAATGCCAATGCCGTATATGTGTTGTGTAGCGAAGATATGAAGCGTTCTGATTTTTTGGATGCTTGTCTATCCGCCCTCGGTGAGAAGAGTGTGGAGAGTGGTTTGCGGGCCCGACTTGAATTTTTGATTGAGGTGCTTAGGAATAAAAATAACCCAGTCTTGATACTCGACGAAGCCGACAAGCTGATCGATAGCATCTTGCTCTATTGTGTGACCATTTATAATTACCTCGAGGGGCATTGCGGTATCGTCATGCTCAGCACCGACTACATTGAAAAGCGTATGAATAGCGGGCTAAGACATAACAAACGAGGGTATAACGAACTGCACTCGAGGATCGGTCGGCGATTTTATGTGGTGGACAAAACCACTCCGAGCGATATCTACGGTATCTGCAAGGCGAATGGCATCCTCGATGACTGCACCATCAATAGCGTGATTAGAGATGCCGAGCAATTTGATTTTGACCTGCGACGAGTAAAGAAGTGTGTGTTGAAGTTAAGGGCGTGA